In the Desulfovibrio desulfuricans genome, one interval contains:
- a CDS encoding aspartate carbamoyltransferase catalytic subunit, with amino-acid sequence MNTDNRYHWPHKDLLDVTQLSAEDTMHLLDLAASFQEINSRPVKKVPTLKGKTVVLFFVENSTRTKTSFDVAGKRLSADTYSLAKSGSSLNKGESLKDTGLTLQAMGPDVIVIRHPSSGAARFLAELLPCGIVNGGDGWHAHPTQALLDCYSLRQAWQNRFAGRTLLILGDIAHSRVARSNMHLLTMLGVKVRLCAPRTLLPAGVDHWPVEIYTELDKAVRDVDAVMCLRLQLERQQAGLLPDLAEYSRRFCLGSSQLALAAPEAKVLHPGPMNRGLEISNDIADAPASLVLNQVAAGVATRMAVLYLLATRNDGVRA; translated from the coding sequence ATGAATACCGACAATCGCTACCACTGGCCCCACAAAGACCTGCTGGACGTCACCCAACTGAGCGCGGAAGACACCATGCACCTGCTGGACCTGGCCGCCAGCTTTCAGGAAATCAACAGCCGTCCGGTCAAAAAGGTGCCGACCCTCAAGGGCAAGACCGTTGTGCTGTTTTTCGTGGAAAACAGCACCCGCACCAAGACGTCCTTTGACGTGGCGGGCAAACGCCTTTCCGCCGACACCTATTCCCTGGCAAAATCAGGCTCAAGCCTGAACAAGGGCGAAAGCCTCAAGGATACGGGCCTCACCCTTCAGGCCATGGGGCCGGATGTCATTGTCATCCGCCACCCAAGCAGCGGCGCGGCGCGCTTTCTTGCAGAGCTGCTGCCCTGCGGCATCGTCAACGGCGGCGATGGCTGGCATGCCCACCCCACCCAAGCCCTGCTCGACTGCTACAGCCTGCGGCAGGCGTGGCAAAACCGTTTTGCCGGGCGCACCCTGCTGATTCTGGGCGATATTGCCCACAGCCGCGTGGCCCGTTCAAACATGCACCTGCTCACCATGCTGGGCGTCAAGGTGCGTCTGTGCGCCCCGCGCACCCTGCTGCCCGCCGGGGTGGATCACTGGCCCGTGGAAATCTATACGGAGCTGGACAAAGCCGTGCGCGATGTGGACGCCGTCATGTGTTTGCGCCTGCAACTTGAACGCCAGCAGGCGGGCCTGTTGCCCGACCTTGCGGAATATTCCCGCCGTTTCTGCCTTGGCTCCAGCCAGCTGGCCCTTGCCGCGCCCGAGGCCAAGGTTTTGCATCCCGGCCCCATGAACCGTGGGCTTGAAATTTCCAATGACATAGCAGACGCCCCCGCGAGCCTGGTGCTGAATCAGGTGGCCGCAGGCGTCGCCACGCGCATGGCCGTGCTCTATCTGCTGGCCACGCGCAACGATGGAGTACGCGCATGA
- a CDS encoding dihydroorotase, translating into MSLLIKNARHLEAPVDLLVRHGKIVTMTPAGHHAYDSREVFDAKDLVLMPSCIDAHVHLREPGFEYKEDIASGLEAAARGGFGAVMCMANTKPVNDTASITRAMLDSARKSHPNGPRLHPIAAATVGLKGEEMAPLAELKEAGCVAISNDGRPLENAELVRRIMEYGADLDLVLIDHCEDPHLAKGWRMHEGVTSGLLGVKGQPAAGEANQAMRDIMLAEYLGVPVHIAHVSAALTVDCIAWGKARGVKVTAETCPHYLLLDETALEGYNTQAKVSPPLRTAADREALRRAVKNGTIDILATDHAPHAAHEKEGTLDDAMCGFTGLDLAVSLTWGLVAEGVLTEADVHRLWSRRPAEIFNLPCNGFTPGDPADFFLLDPDETWVPGPENLYSKSCNTPFLGQPLRGRVKHHWIDGMQLF; encoded by the coding sequence ATGAGCCTCTTGATAAAGAACGCACGCCACCTTGAAGCCCCGGTAGACCTGCTGGTGCGGCACGGCAAGATTGTCACCATGACCCCGGCAGGCCACCACGCCTACGACAGCCGCGAAGTTTTTGACGCCAAAGACCTTGTGCTCATGCCCAGTTGCATCGACGCCCACGTGCACCTGCGCGAACCGGGCTTTGAATACAAGGAAGACATCGCCTCCGGCCTCGAGGCCGCCGCGCGGGGCGGCTTTGGCGCGGTGATGTGCATGGCCAACACCAAGCCCGTCAACGACACGGCCAGCATTACGCGCGCCATGCTCGACAGCGCCCGCAAAAGCCACCCCAATGGCCCGCGCCTCCACCCCATTGCCGCCGCCACCGTGGGCCTCAAGGGCGAGGAAATGGCCCCCCTCGCGGAACTCAAGGAAGCGGGCTGCGTGGCTATTTCCAACGATGGCCGCCCGCTGGAAAACGCGGAGCTTGTGCGGCGCATCATGGAATACGGCGCGGACCTCGATCTGGTGCTCATAGACCACTGCGAAGACCCGCATCTGGCTAAGGGCTGGCGCATGCACGAAGGCGTGACCAGCGGCCTGCTGGGCGTCAAAGGACAGCCCGCCGCTGGCGAGGCCAATCAGGCCATGCGCGACATCATGCTGGCCGAATACCTCGGCGTACCCGTGCATATCGCCCATGTTTCCGCAGCGCTGACCGTTGACTGCATCGCCTGGGGCAAGGCGCGCGGCGTCAAGGTGACTGCCGAAACCTGCCCTCACTATCTGCTGCTGGATGAAACCGCCCTTGAGGGCTACAACACCCAGGCCAAGGTCAGCCCCCCCCTGCGCACCGCCGCAGACCGCGAGGCCTTGCGCCGCGCCGTGAAAAACGGCACCATCGACATACTCGCCACAGACCACGCCCCCCACGCCGCCCACGAAAAAGAAGGCACCCTGGACGATGCCATGTGCGGCTTTACCGGGCTTGATCTGGCTGTCAGCCTCACCTGGGGGCTGGTGGCAGAAGGCGTGCTGACAGAGGCCGATGTGCACCGGCTGTGGAGCCGCCGCCCGGCAGAAATTTTCAACCTGCCCTGCAACGGCTTTACCCCCGGCGATCCAGCAGATTTCTTCCTGCTTGACCCGGACGAAACATGGGTTCCCGGGCCGGAAAACCTCTACTCCAAAAGCTGCAACACGCCATTTCTGGGGCAGCCCCTGCGCGGCAGGGTCAAGCACCACTGGATAGACGGCATGCAGCTGTTCTGA
- a CDS encoding NAD-dependent succinate-semialdehyde dehydrogenase → MYRILHDQELFRSQCLINGHWRDAADKSVIEVINPANGKQLGTVPNCGEAETREAIEAAQAAFAVWSARTPLERGALLHAWERAIAENIEDLARLLTLEEGKPLAEARAEILQGASYFPWFAEEARRFSGEVTPVYRHGVQALTRHAPVGVAAAITPWNFPMSMIPRKVAPALAAGCTMVVKPASATPYSALAMAELAVRVGIPAGVFNVVTGSARRIGNEITANPLVRKLSFTGSTTVGLQLATQCGPTLKRISMELGGNAPFIVFDDADMDKAVTMAMACKFRNAGQTCICANRFLVQSGVVETFATNLLDHISDMRVGDGLKPETDMGPLINADAVAHTDALVKDAVEKGAQLLFGGKPHSLGGNFYEPTLLLGLTPQMRIFREEIFGPVAALMTFDDEEEAISLANDTEFGLASYICTRDMPRIWRLFNKLQYGMAGFNDAGLAAAETPFGGVKFSGIGREGSREGLQEYMETHYALLGGLN, encoded by the coding sequence ATGTACCGCATTCTGCACGATCAGGAGCTGTTCCGCAGCCAGTGCCTCATCAATGGGCACTGGCGCGATGCGGCCGACAAAAGCGTTATTGAAGTCATTAATCCCGCCAACGGCAAGCAGTTGGGCACCGTGCCCAACTGCGGCGAGGCCGAAACCCGCGAGGCCATTGAGGCCGCGCAGGCGGCCTTTGCTGTCTGGAGCGCAAGAACGCCCCTGGAACGGGGCGCTCTGCTCCACGCCTGGGAACGCGCCATTGCAGAGAACATTGAAGACCTGGCACGTCTGCTCACCCTTGAAGAAGGCAAGCCTCTGGCCGAGGCCAGAGCAGAGATCCTTCAGGGTGCATCGTACTTTCCCTGGTTTGCGGAAGAAGCCCGCCGCTTCAGCGGCGAGGTCACGCCCGTATACCGTCACGGGGTGCAGGCCCTCACCCGTCATGCCCCAGTGGGCGTGGCGGCGGCCATCACGCCGTGGAACTTCCCCATGTCCATGATCCCACGCAAGGTGGCCCCTGCGCTGGCGGCGGGCTGCACCATGGTGGTCAAACCCGCCAGCGCCACGCCGTACAGCGCGCTGGCAATGGCGGAACTGGCCGTGCGGGTGGGCATCCCCGCCGGGGTTTTCAACGTTGTTACGGGCAGCGCGCGGCGCATCGGCAACGAGATCACCGCCAACCCGCTGGTGCGCAAGCTCAGCTTTACCGGCTCAACTACGGTGGGACTGCAACTGGCAACCCAGTGCGGGCCTACCCTCAAGCGCATTTCCATGGAGCTTGGCGGCAACGCGCCCTTTATTGTGTTTGACGATGCGGATATGGACAAAGCCGTGACAATGGCCATGGCCTGTAAATTCCGCAATGCCGGGCAAACATGCATCTGCGCCAACCGTTTTCTGGTGCAGAGCGGCGTGGTGGAGACCTTCGCCACCAATCTGCTCGACCACATAAGCGACATGCGCGTGGGCGACGGCCTCAAGCCGGAGACAGACATGGGGCCGCTTATCAATGCCGATGCCGTTGCCCACACTGATGCTCTGGTCAAGGACGCCGTGGAAAAAGGCGCGCAACTGCTGTTCGGCGGCAAACCGCACAGCCTTGGCGGGAATTTTTACGAACCTACCCTGTTGTTGGGCCTGACCCCGCAGATGCGTATTTTCCGCGAGGAGATCTTCGGCCCGGTGGCTGCCCTCATGACTTTTGACGATGAGGAAGAAGCCATTTCCCTTGCCAATGATACGGAATTCGGCCTGGCCTCCTATATCTGCACACGCGACATGCCGCGCATCTGGCGGCTGTTCAACAAATTGCAGTACGGCATGGCCGGCTTCAACGATGCGGGCCTTGCTGCCGCCGAAACACCCTTTGGCGGCGTGAAATTCAGCGGCATTGGCCGGGAAGGCAGCCGCGAAGGCCTTCAGGAATACATGGAAACCCACTATGCCCTGCTGGGCGGGCTGAACTGA
- the amrB gene encoding AmmeMemoRadiSam system protein B → MPEREPVAAGRFYPALPGELQKEIRSYLTAGKALSTTAPIDAKRKDSASLRGLMLPHAGYVYCGKVLGAALMSPWNKTTAGASLPERLVMLCPNHTGRGAPLGVWPDGMWHTPLGGVDVDAELAASLCGKGGFAPDLHSHLGEHSIEVLLPFLQCVPPQGLPGATRRITPVCVGTMQHKILQDAGLALAEVIRQYENRGERIGIIVSSDMNHYEDQETTMRKDAFALSQALACDPEGLLTMVQREKITMCGAAPMALALFAARALGEPWAELCLYDTSATASGDTRKVVGYAALRFGLA, encoded by the coding sequence ATGCCCGAACGTGAACCAGTCGCAGCCGGGCGTTTTTATCCCGCTTTGCCCGGTGAGCTGCAAAAGGAAATCAGGTCATACCTCACGGCTGGAAAGGCCTTGTCGACAACAGCGCCCATTGACGCCAAGCGCAAGGACTCTGCAAGTCTGCGCGGCCTTATGCTTCCCCATGCTGGCTACGTTTACTGCGGCAAGGTGCTTGGGGCCGCGCTCATGAGCCCCTGGAACAAAACAACAGCCGGAGCCAGCCTGCCGGAGCGGCTCGTGATGCTCTGCCCCAACCACACGGGCAGAGGCGCGCCCCTTGGCGTGTGGCCGGATGGCATGTGGCATACTCCGCTGGGCGGTGTTGACGTGGATGCGGAGCTGGCCGCCAGCCTGTGCGGCAAGGGCGGTTTTGCGCCTGACCTGCACTCGCACCTTGGCGAACATTCCATAGAAGTTCTGCTGCCTTTTCTGCAATGCGTGCCGCCGCAAGGGTTGCCCGGCGCGACCCGCCGCATCACCCCTGTGTGCGTGGGCACCATGCAGCACAAAATCTTGCAGGATGCGGGGCTTGCGCTGGCGGAGGTCATCCGCCAGTACGAAAACAGGGGCGAACGGATCGGCATCATCGTCAGCTCCGACATGAACCATTACGAAGATCAGGAAACCACCATGCGCAAGGACGCCTTCGCCCTTTCGCAGGCGCTGGCCTGCGACCCGGAAGGTCTGCTCACCATGGTGCAGCGCGAAAAAATCACCATGTGCGGGGCGGCCCCCATGGCCCTTGCCCTGTTTGCCGCCCGCGCTCTGGGTGAGCCGTGGGCGGAACTGTGCCTTTATGACACTTCGGCCACGGCATCGGGCGATACACGCAAGGTGGTAGGCTATGCCGCTCTGCGCTTCGGCCTAGCCTGA
- a CDS encoding ABC transporter ATP-binding protein, which translates to MLEIRDLHVSVKGTPVLKGIDLHIRPGETFILFGPNGSGKTTLLMTLMGFAGYEVTQGQIIYKGTDITHAPMYERARLGIGMSFQRPPTIHGLPTGKLVELCGRGRKMDIEDMARKVHFDHFLKRDVNAGFSGGEIKRSELLQLMAQKPDLLLFDEPESGVDLENMALVGKTVRYLLDGTPDRCCATLRQREKVRSTSGLIITHTGHILEYVNAHRGQVMYQGKLCCEARPREILDHIATHGYQECLRCLTGDMLGKIAEAPLK; encoded by the coding sequence ATGCTTGAAATCCGTGACCTGCATGTTTCGGTCAAGGGCACTCCTGTGCTCAAGGGCATTGATCTGCACATCCGCCCCGGCGAAACATTTATTCTTTTTGGCCCCAACGGCTCCGGCAAAACCACCCTGCTTATGACCCTCATGGGCTTTGCGGGGTATGAGGTCACGCAGGGCCAGATCATCTACAAGGGCACAGACATCACCCACGCGCCCATGTACGAGCGTGCGCGCCTCGGCATCGGCATGTCGTTTCAGCGGCCCCCGACCATACATGGCCTGCCCACGGGCAAGCTGGTGGAACTGTGCGGGCGCGGGCGCAAGATGGATATAGAGGACATGGCCCGCAAGGTGCATTTTGACCATTTCCTCAAGCGCGATGTGAACGCGGGCTTTTCCGGCGGCGAAATCAAGCGCTCCGAACTGCTGCAACTCATGGCCCAGAAGCCCGATCTGCTGCTCTTTGACGAGCCGGAATCCGGCGTTGACCTTGAAAACATGGCGCTTGTGGGCAAAACCGTGCGCTACCTGCTTGATGGCACGCCTGACCGATGTTGCGCCACGCTGCGGCAGCGAGAGAAGGTGCGCTCCACCAGCGGTCTTATCATCACCCACACCGGTCACATCCTCGAATACGTCAATGCCCACCGGGGGCAGGTCATGTATCAGGGCAAGCTGTGCTGCGAGGCGCGGCCCCGCGAAATTCTGGATCACATCGCTACCCATGGCTATCAGGAATGTCTGCGCTGCCTCACCGGCGACATGCTTGGCAAAATTGCGGAGGCGCCCCTTAAATGA
- a CDS encoding SufB/SufD family protein: MSSVNLSRFQFSGGENAAPIENLAALPREDQERLVLAGIDVNDSSASGAFMQLNHAGVHCETRHEGLDLMDIRTALKKFDGLPQYYWKLLNPEKDEFTRMAQEHCNGGYFVRARKGVKIAQPVQSCMFIKGHGAGQSIHNIVIVEEGAELHILGGCATAHDANDAAHLGVTEYYVEKGGKLTFTMIHNWGSSTTVRPRSAGIVEAGGEFQNNYILLKPVGDLQMYPTMTLAGSGAVARFNSVVVAPTGSHVDCGNRIDLAAPDTRGEIISRVVTTGGTVINRGFIGASAAPAKGHLECKGLILGGGRMHAIPELDSNQDGVELSHEAAVGKIAQEEIEYLMARGLDEDEAAATIVRGFLNVDIMGLPAPLKKAMDEQISLLEAGNAM; this comes from the coding sequence ATGAGTTCTGTCAATCTTTCCCGCTTTCAGTTCAGCGGCGGCGAAAACGCCGCACCCATTGAAAACCTCGCAGCCCTGCCCCGCGAGGATCAGGAACGTCTTGTGCTGGCTGGCATCGATGTGAACGACAGCAGCGCCAGCGGCGCGTTCATGCAGCTCAACCACGCTGGCGTGCACTGCGAAACGCGCCATGAAGGCCTCGACCTCATGGACATCCGCACGGCGCTGAAAAAGTTCGACGGCCTGCCCCAGTATTACTGGAAGCTGCTGAATCCTGAAAAGGACGAGTTCACGCGCATGGCGCAGGAGCACTGCAACGGCGGCTACTTTGTGCGGGCGCGCAAGGGCGTCAAAATCGCCCAGCCCGTGCAGTCCTGCATGTTCATCAAGGGGCACGGCGCGGGCCAGAGCATCCACAATATCGTGATAGTCGAAGAAGGCGCGGAACTGCACATTCTTGGCGGCTGCGCCACAGCGCACGATGCCAACGATGCCGCCCATCTGGGCGTGACCGAATATTATGTGGAAAAAGGCGGCAAGCTGACCTTTACCATGATTCACAACTGGGGCAGCAGCACGACTGTGCGCCCCCGCTCCGCCGGGATTGTGGAAGCCGGGGGCGAGTTTCAGAACAACTACATTCTGCTCAAGCCCGTGGGCGACCTGCAAATGTACCCCACCATGACCCTGGCTGGATCCGGAGCCGTGGCCCGCTTCAATTCCGTTGTGGTGGCCCCCACCGGCTCCCATGTGGACTGCGGCAACCGCATTGACCTTGCGGCCCCCGATACGCGCGGCGAAATCATCTCGCGTGTTGTCACCACGGGCGGCACGGTCATCAACCGGGGCTTCATCGGCGCTTCCGCCGCTCCCGCCAAGGGGCACCTTGAATGCAAGGGGCTGATTCTTGGCGGCGGGCGCATGCACGCCATCCCCGAACTGGACAGCAACCAGGACGGCGTGGAGCTTTCACACGAGGCAGCGGTGGGCAAAATCGCGCAGGAGGAAATTGAATACCTCATGGCGCGCGGTCTGGACGAAGACGAAGCCGCCGCCACCATTGTGCGGGGTTTTTTGAACGTGGACATCATGGGTCTGCCCGCCCCGCTGAAAAAGGCCATGGACGAGCAGATTTCCTTGCTGGAAGCGGGCAACGCCATGTAG
- a CDS encoding universal stress protein, which yields MAATTDLTIDAIKSLAEQTGQDAVKWLQDKNIRAELHIATGYSVETIVSEAKRLNCDAIVLGHRHCTFWMRLLEQSTCEVLLDAATCPLMITR from the coding sequence ATGGCTGCGACCACAGATTTGACCATAGATGCGATCAAGTCTCTGGCAGAGCAAACTGGCCAGGATGCGGTCAAATGGCTGCAAGATAAAAACATCAGAGCTGAACTTCACATCGCAACGGGCTATTCGGTAGAAACTATCGTATCCGAAGCGAAGAGATTGAACTGTGACGCAATAGTCTTGGGCCATCGCCATTGTACTTTCTGGATGAGGCTTCTGGAGCAATCCACTTGCGAAGTTTTGCTTGACGCGGCAACTTGTCCATTAATGATAACAAGGTAA
- a CDS encoding DHA2 family efflux MFS transporter permease subunit gives MISHPPLSGNRLVLATLALSLATFMNVLDTTIANVALTSIAGDLGVSASQGTWVITSFGVANAISVPLTGWLFMRFGQLRLFLASVLLFVLTSFLCGIASNLGMLLAFRALQGLVAGPMIPLSQALLLQCYPKSKAGMAIALWAMTTVIAPVMGPVLGGWLTDNVSWPWIFYINVPVGFVSAWLTWVTLKGRESEIRRLPIDKIGLALLVIWVGAVQILLDKGKDEDWFSSDFIVGLAVIAFAGFAFFLIWELTEKHPIVDLSLFKSRNFTTGTLAITVGYAVFFGNLVLIPMWLQRTMGYTATWAGLVTAPVGILALILSPLVGKTIHKVDPRLYASVAFMVFAACGFWRSTFSPDVSPWSIAGTHVLQGLAMATFFIPLTTVILSGLEPNRIPAASGLYNFTRIMAGSFAASLYGTLWEDGAIRHHAYLAESITPYSQQTAQFVERAASLHLAPQQAYGMLDRVLEQQSFIMSATDLFWLSGAMFIGLLGLVWLSRPVRQGVSAPTDAGGAH, from the coding sequence ATGATCTCCCACCCCCCGTTATCGGGTAATCGACTCGTTCTGGCGACTCTGGCCCTGTCACTGGCCACATTTATGAATGTTTTGGACACAACTATCGCCAATGTTGCCCTGACCTCCATCGCTGGCGACCTTGGGGTGAGCGCAAGTCAGGGAACCTGGGTAATTACCTCGTTTGGTGTCGCCAATGCCATTTCAGTGCCGTTAACCGGTTGGTTATTTATGAGGTTCGGGCAGTTACGGCTTTTCCTGGCCTCTGTCCTCTTGTTCGTACTGACGTCATTTCTGTGTGGTATTGCGTCTAATCTTGGCATGCTGCTGGCTTTTCGCGCCCTGCAAGGGTTGGTTGCGGGGCCTATGATCCCGCTGTCGCAGGCGCTGCTGCTGCAATGTTACCCCAAGTCCAAGGCTGGCATGGCCATCGCCCTTTGGGCCATGACCACGGTCATCGCTCCGGTGATGGGGCCGGTGCTGGGGGGCTGGTTGACCGATAATGTTTCCTGGCCGTGGATTTTTTATATCAATGTTCCTGTGGGGTTCGTTTCAGCCTGGCTGACCTGGGTTACGCTGAAAGGGCGAGAAAGCGAAATACGCCGGCTGCCCATTGATAAAATCGGGTTAGCCCTGCTTGTCATCTGGGTCGGCGCTGTGCAGATACTTCTGGACAAAGGCAAGGATGAGGACTGGTTCAGCTCCGACTTTATTGTGGGGTTAGCCGTGATAGCCTTTGCGGGCTTCGCTTTCTTCCTGATTTGGGAACTGACCGAAAAACACCCCATTGTTGACCTGTCTCTATTTAAAAGCCGCAATTTTACTACGGGCACTCTTGCCATTACCGTCGGCTACGCCGTGTTCTTTGGCAATCTGGTCTTGATTCCTATGTGGCTACAGAGAACAATGGGTTACACCGCAACTTGGGCTGGATTGGTAACGGCACCGGTGGGCATTCTTGCGTTGATTCTGTCGCCTCTGGTGGGTAAAACCATCCATAAGGTCGACCCCAGACTGTACGCTTCTGTCGCCTTTATGGTTTTCGCCGCTTGTGGCTTCTGGCGTTCGACTTTCAGTCCAGACGTTTCACCTTGGAGCATAGCGGGCACGCATGTGCTTCAAGGCCTGGCTATGGCGACCTTCTTTATCCCTCTCACCACGGTGATATTGTCGGGGCTTGAGCCAAATCGCATCCCGGCAGCTTCTGGCCTCTATAACTTCACCCGTATTATGGCTGGCTCATTCGCGGCTTCGCTCTATGGTACTTTGTGGGAAGATGGCGCCATCCGCCACCACGCCTATCTGGCCGAGAGCATTACCCCATATTCGCAACAAACCGCGCAGTTTGTCGAACGCGCCGCCTCACTACATTTGGCACCGCAGCAGGCTTACGGCATGCTGGACAGAGTGCTGGAGCAGCAGAGCTTCATCATGTCGGCAACGGACCTGTTTTGGTTGTCGGGCGCAATGTTCATCGGTTTATTAGGACTGGTTTGGTTGTCAAGACCGGTCCGGCAGGGGGTCTCGGCTCCCACCGATGCGGGCGGCGCTCATTGA
- a CDS encoding HlyD family secretion protein, producing MSTPTPVSPQSLIPSSRRKFLLSAAAASFVVLAFVYGAYWFVSARYDVSTDDAYVSGNVIQVTPQITGTVVAVRADDTDYVQAGQPLVSIDDVDTRLALDQAKATFSQTLREVRALYSNEGALVASVSLQETNLARLQEDLARRQKLAGTGAVSAEELKHARDAVQTANDQLNNVRKQLEGNRVLVDNTTLADHPRVKMAAARLREAYLAWRRTQVPAPVSGQVARRSVQVGQRTAPGTPLMAVVPLEQLWVDANFKEGQLSAMRIGQPATLTADLYGSSVTYHGKVVGLSAGTGSAFSLLPAQNATGNWIKVVQRLPVRIALDPAELKAHPLRIGLSMVVEVTVKDESGPQLSTGKQADTVAETSVFGDMDRDVDHLISELSVQNSGLAQ from the coding sequence ATGAGTACTCCTACTCCCGTCTCTCCCCAATCGTTGATTCCATCGTCCAGACGCAAATTTCTGCTGAGCGCGGCCGCTGCCAGCTTTGTCGTCTTGGCTTTTGTTTACGGTGCCTATTGGTTCGTTTCGGCTCGCTATGATGTCTCCACCGACGATGCGTATGTGTCGGGCAACGTGATTCAGGTCACGCCGCAGATCACTGGCACGGTGGTTGCCGTACGTGCCGATGATACCGACTATGTTCAGGCCGGGCAGCCACTTGTCAGCATTGACGATGTTGATACCCGTCTGGCGTTGGATCAGGCCAAGGCTACTTTTTCGCAGACCCTGCGTGAGGTGCGCGCCCTTTATAGCAACGAGGGTGCTTTGGTTGCATCCGTCTCATTGCAGGAAACCAATTTGGCCCGTCTGCAAGAGGATTTGGCCCGCCGCCAGAAACTGGCCGGTACCGGTGCTGTTTCGGCGGAAGAACTGAAGCATGCCCGCGATGCCGTACAAACTGCCAATGATCAGTTGAATAACGTTCGCAAGCAATTGGAGGGCAATCGAGTGCTGGTGGACAACACCACACTGGCTGACCACCCGCGCGTCAAGATGGCTGCCGCCCGCCTGCGGGAGGCTTATCTGGCCTGGCGCAGAACGCAGGTTCCCGCCCCGGTTTCGGGGCAGGTGGCTCGGCGTTCGGTGCAGGTGGGGCAGCGCACTGCCCCCGGCACGCCCCTGATGGCGGTGGTGCCGTTGGAGCAACTGTGGGTGGACGCAAATTTTAAAGAAGGCCAGCTGAGCGCCATGCGCATTGGCCAGCCAGCCACCCTGACCGCCGATCTTTACGGCTCCTCGGTGACGTATCACGGCAAGGTTGTGGGATTGTCAGCTGGTACTGGCTCGGCTTTTTCGCTGCTGCCCGCGCAGAACGCCACCGGCAACTGGATCAAGGTGGTTCAGCGTCTGCCTGTTCGTATTGCGCTTGATCCTGCCGAACTGAAGGCACATCCCCTGCGCATCGGCCTGTCGATGGTGGTTGAGGTTACGGTCAAGGACGAAAGCGGCCCGCAGCTGTCAACCGGCAAGCAGGCCGATACTGTGGCCGAAACATCTGTTTTTGGGGATATGGACCGGGATGTTGACCACCTGATCTCCGAGTTGTCAGTTCAAAACAGCGGGCTGGCTCAGTAG